The following are encoded in a window of Flavobacterium sp. WC2421 genomic DNA:
- a CDS encoding FG-GAP-like repeat-containing protein, translating to MNIFKYRNFYNGGGVAIGDINNDGLSDIYFTSNLGANKLYLNKGNFKFEDISKKAGVEGTKSWSTGVVMVDLNGDGLLDIYVCNAGSIKGDNQKNELFINNGNGTFTDKAEQYNLADTGITTHAAFFDYDKDGDLDVYILNNSFIPVSSLNYSNKRELRDKDWDVADILKGGGDRLLRNDNGKFVDVSKESGIYGSLIGFGLGVTVGDVNGDLYPDIYISNDFYERDYLYINNKNGTFTEQIQGWASHISQSSMGADMADVNNDGKADIFVTDMLPEGDERLKNTTSFENYDLYLRKLNLDFFNQYMENTLQINNGNNQFSEIANYAGVSKTDWSWGALMFDMDNDGYKDIYVCNGIYHDLTNQDFVDFFANEFMQKMVVTGKKEQIETIINRMPSTPIPNYAFKNNKNLTFTNEAQNWGLSTPSFSNGAAYGDLDNDGDLDLIVNNVNMEAFVYKNNSEKNKKNHFVKVKLKGDNLNKFGVGSVVELFSGNEIIRQELIPSRGFQSSIDYVMTFGIGTKKIDSLQVIWPNGKFQTINKVVNNTTLNLNVADAKLNYIPKVDKTKPLFTEKKSNFITHKENDYIDFDYEGLISKELSQEGPSLAVGDINGDGNEDLYIGGAKGAPGKIYLNKGNDNFAITSQVDLDSDANYEDTAASFFDADGDGDLDLLVGSGGNEKADQANYKNRLYLNNGKGMFTKSKTVVPTTNSNVSVIAAYDFDNDGDVDVFIGSRSVPGVYGINPKHLLLENDGKGNFTNSTDKVAFKLNEVGMVTDAVWEDIDNDSKKDLILVGDWMAPRIFRNTGKRLAEFKSNLSEYSGFWNAVTCVDLNNDGKKDLILGNKGTNTNYKATKANPMRLFVNDFDNNGTIEQIATRSIDGKDLPLNLKQDVAKQIPMIKKKNLSYADYAKKTFQELFAKEVVDNTIQKEATIQESVIAINKENGQFEIKLLPKEVQFSCVNTICTMDVNKDGILDILLGGNQYEFKPQFSRLDSNYGSLLLGNKNGTYSWVPYNKSGFFMRGEVKHLKSIKNANNSVSVIAVINDNSPKIFKSNE from the coding sequence ATGAATATATTCAAATACCGAAATTTCTATAATGGTGGAGGTGTCGCTATTGGTGATATAAACAATGACGGGCTTTCTGATATCTATTTTACTTCAAATCTGGGTGCTAATAAATTATACTTAAATAAAGGAAATTTCAAATTTGAAGATATATCTAAAAAAGCAGGTGTTGAAGGGACTAAATCCTGGTCAACTGGTGTAGTAATGGTCGACCTTAATGGGGATGGATTATTAGATATTTATGTTTGTAATGCAGGAAGTATTAAAGGTGATAATCAAAAAAACGAACTTTTTATTAATAATGGAAATGGTACTTTTACAGATAAAGCTGAACAATATAATTTGGCCGATACCGGAATAACAACCCATGCTGCATTTTTTGACTATGATAAAGATGGAGACCTAGATGTATATATCTTAAATAATAGTTTTATACCTGTAAGTAGTCTTAATTATTCTAATAAAAGAGAATTAAGGGATAAAGACTGGGATGTTGCCGATATTCTAAAAGGTGGTGGAGACAGATTATTACGTAATGATAATGGTAAATTTGTTGATGTAAGTAAGGAATCTGGGATATATGGAAGCCTTATTGGTTTTGGTTTAGGAGTCACAGTAGGTGATGTAAATGGAGATTTGTATCCAGATATTTATATCTCAAATGATTTTTATGAAAGAGATTACTTATACATAAATAATAAAAATGGAACCTTCACTGAGCAAATTCAAGGATGGGCTTCTCACATCAGTCAATCTTCGATGGGTGCTGACATGGCCGATGTTAATAATGATGGTAAGGCGGATATATTTGTAACGGATATGTTGCCTGAAGGAGATGAGCGATTGAAAAACACTACTAGTTTTGAAAATTACGATTTATATCTTCGAAAATTGAATTTGGATTTTTTCAATCAATACATGGAAAATACCCTTCAAATTAATAATGGCAACAATCAATTTTCGGAAATTGCCAATTATGCAGGGGTTTCAAAAACTGATTGGAGTTGGGGGGCTTTAATGTTTGATATGGATAATGACGGATACAAAGATATTTATGTTTGTAATGGTATTTATCATGATTTAACCAATCAAGATTTTGTTGATTTTTTTGCGAATGAATTTATGCAAAAAATGGTTGTTACTGGTAAAAAAGAACAAATTGAAACCATTATAAATAGGATGCCAAGCACACCTATTCCTAATTATGCCTTTAAAAACAATAAAAATTTAACCTTTACAAATGAAGCTCAAAACTGGGGATTAAGTACGCCTAGTTTTTCAAATGGTGCGGCATATGGTGATTTAGACAATGATGGAGATTTAGATTTGATTGTCAATAATGTTAATATGGAGGCTTTTGTTTATAAAAATAATTCAGAGAAAAACAAAAAAAATCATTTTGTAAAAGTGAAGTTGAAAGGCGATAATCTGAATAAATTTGGTGTAGGGAGTGTTGTAGAATTGTTTTCTGGAAATGAAATTATACGACAAGAATTAATTCCTTCAAGAGGGTTTCAATCGTCTATAGATTATGTAATGACTTTTGGTATTGGAACTAAAAAAATTGACTCATTACAAGTAATTTGGCCAAATGGTAAATTTCAAACCATTAATAAAGTGGTCAATAATACGACACTTAATTTGAATGTTGCAGATGCTAAATTAAATTATATTCCTAAAGTTGATAAAACTAAACCTTTATTTACAGAAAAGAAATCAAATTTCATTACACATAAAGAAAATGATTATATCGATTTTGATTACGAAGGTTTAATCTCAAAAGAACTTTCTCAAGAAGGACCTTCACTAGCGGTTGGAGATATTAATGGTGATGGGAATGAAGATCTTTATATTGGTGGCGCTAAAGGAGCCCCAGGGAAAATATATTTGAATAAAGGAAATGATAATTTTGCTATCACAAGCCAAGTTGATTTAGATTCGGATGCTAATTATGAAGATACGGCTGCCAGCTTTTTTGATGCAGATGGCGATGGCGATTTGGATTTATTAGTTGGTTCTGGAGGAAATGAAAAAGCAGATCAGGCGAATTATAAAAACCGTTTGTATTTGAATAATGGAAAAGGGATGTTTACCAAAAGTAAAACGGTTGTTCCTACAACTAACAGTAACGTTTCTGTTATAGCAGCTTATGATTTTGACAATGATGGGGATGTTGATGTTTTTATTGGTAGCCGATCTGTTCCTGGGGTTTATGGAATTAATCCCAAACATTTACTATTAGAAAATGATGGAAAAGGAAATTTCACAAACAGTACTGATAAAGTGGCATTCAAATTGAATGAAGTTGGAATGGTTACAGATGCAGTTTGGGAAGATATTGATAATGACTCCAAAAAAGATTTAATCCTTGTTGGGGATTGGATGGCTCCAAGAATATTTAGAAACACAGGGAAAAGATTGGCTGAATTCAAGTCTAATCTTTCAGAATATTCCGGTTTTTGGAATGCAGTAACCTGTGTTGATTTGAATAATGATGGAAAAAAGGATTTGATTTTAGGAAATAAAGGAACAAACACAAATTACAAGGCTACAAAGGCAAATCCGATGCGTTTATTTGTAAATGATTTTGACAATAATGGAACAATTGAGCAAATTGCAACGCGTTCTATTGACGGAAAGGATTTACCGCTGAACTTAAAACAAGATGTTGCAAAACAAATTCCGATGATTAAAAAGAAGAATTTAAGTTATGCTGATTATGCTAAAAAGACTTTTCAAGAATTATTCGCTAAAGAGGTTGTTGACAATACAATACAAAAAGAGGCTACGATTCAGGAAAGTGTAATTGCTATTAATAAAGAGAATGGACAATTTGAAATAAAATTGCTTCCTAAAGAAGTTCAGTTCTCTTGTGTAAATACAATTTGTACTATGGATGTGAATAAAGATGGTATTTTAGATATTCTTTTGGGTGGAAATCAATATGAATTTAAACCTCAGTTTTCTAGATTGGATTCAAACTATGGAAGCCTACTTCTAGGAAATAAAAACGGAACCTATTCTTGGGTTCCCTATAATAAATCAGGATTCTTCATGAGAGGGGAAGTAAAACATTTAAAATCAATAAAAAATGCAAATAACTCTGTTTCGGTTATTGCAGTTATTAACGACAACTCACCAAAAATATTTAAAAGCAATGAATAA
- a CDS encoding RagB/SusD family nutrient uptake outer membrane protein: MKRINIIKGILLTSTIVLGVSCTNLDEEVLDGVVISNTGGGTVNAASLLTSSYEGLRGFETQGQMFALDEMSSDALVGPTRGGDWDDNATWRQIHVHTWAPDHNEVKNAWNALLSQVYNCNLVIENGSGSQIAEARFLRAFYYYNVIDLFGQAPYREAGSPLTDDPKVWTRTEATEFVISELEAIVGSLPARTAGDASLANADAAHFLLAKLYLNKGVFEAADASGPFTFAAADMTKVVTNVDAINSSLATDYWDNFKPTNNTSPEILLSSKNVQGGAGGGIQYHWRMGMHYNQTPDGWNGFAIVAEYYNNFNPNDRRIKNSDPQIIADFGNNVGMQIGQMYKPGGTVALKDRNGNPLFYTSAITLITSGATLETAGIRMEKYIPDAANLGAPNNDFVFMRYSDALMMKAEAIARGGAGTNDVAKLATIVSRSGQVGVFPTTLDGIYKERGKELWLEGWRRNDMIRFGTFLAARELKPYVSDKRYALFPIPADALFNANLKQNPGY; encoded by the coding sequence ATGAAAAGAATTAATATTATAAAAGGCATCTTATTAACTAGTACGATAGTATTAGGTGTAAGTTGTACTAATCTAGATGAAGAAGTATTAGATGGTGTTGTTATCTCTAATACGGGTGGAGGAACAGTAAACGCTGCTTCACTTTTAACTAGTTCTTATGAGGGTTTAAGAGGCTTTGAGACGCAAGGGCAAATGTTTGCTTTGGACGAAATGTCATCTGATGCATTAGTTGGACCAACACGTGGAGGTGACTGGGATGATAACGCTACTTGGAGACAAATCCACGTGCATACTTGGGCTCCTGATCATAATGAGGTTAAAAATGCTTGGAACGCTTTATTGTCTCAAGTGTACAATTGTAACTTAGTTATTGAAAATGGTTCAGGTTCACAAATTGCTGAAGCTCGTTTCTTAAGAGCTTTTTATTACTACAATGTAATCGATTTGTTTGGACAAGCTCCTTATAGAGAAGCTGGGTCGCCGTTAACTGATGATCCTAAAGTATGGACTAGAACAGAAGCAACGGAATTCGTAATTAGCGAATTAGAAGCTATTGTAGGTTCGTTGCCTGCAAGAACAGCTGGAGACGCAAGTTTAGCAAATGCTGATGCTGCTCACTTTTTATTAGCTAAATTGTACTTGAATAAAGGGGTTTTTGAAGCAGCAGATGCTTCTGGACCATTTACTTTTGCTGCTGCTGATATGACGAAAGTGGTTACAAATGTTGATGCAATAAATAGTTCTTTAGCTACAGATTATTGGGATAACTTTAAACCAACAAACAATACATCACCTGAAATTTTGCTTTCTTCTAAAAATGTTCAAGGTGGTGCAGGTGGAGGAATCCAATACCACTGGAGAATGGGGATGCATTACAACCAAACTCCTGATGGATGGAATGGTTTTGCAATTGTAGCAGAATACTACAATAACTTTAATCCTAATGACAGACGTATTAAAAATTCAGATCCACAAATCATTGCTGATTTTGGTAACAATGTTGGGATGCAAATAGGTCAAATGTATAAACCGGGTGGAACTGTTGCTTTAAAAGACAGAAATGGAAATCCTTTATTTTATACATCTGCAATAACATTGATTACTAGTGGAGCTACACTAGAAACAGCAGGTATTAGAATGGAAAAATACATTCCAGATGCTGCCAATCTTGGTGCACCTAATAATGATTTTGTATTCATGAGATATTCTGATGCTTTAATGATGAAAGCAGAAGCAATAGCTAGAGGTGGTGCTGGTACAAATGATGTAGCTAAATTGGCAACAATCGTTTCTAGATCTGGGCAAGTTGGAGTTTTTCCAACTACTCTAGATGGAATATATAAAGAAAGAGGTAAAGAATTGTGGTTAGAAGGATGGAGAAGAAATGATATGATTCGTTTTGGAACATTCCTTGCCGCAAGAGAATTAAAACCTTACGTATCTGATAAAAGATATGCTTTGTTTCCTATTCCAGCAGATGCGTTATTTAACGCAAATTTGAAACAAAACCCTGGTTACTAG
- a CDS encoding SusC/RagA family TonB-linked outer membrane protein, with product MKNSLIKGLMVFLTVLCTSLTYSQDVSGTVSDASGPLPGASILVKGTTIGAQTDLDGKFTIRNVGANAVLVFSYIGLKAQEVNVAGKTSVKVILKEDSAELQEVIVVGYGTVKKKDATGAVDQIGAKDFDNVASPSPAQLLRGKVAGVQVTQSSGEPGGGVAIRVRGNTSIRSGNGPLIVIDGVPLDGGSVSGGGDNLLGASSARNPLNFVNQNDIESISVLKDASSTAIYGSRGANGVIVITTKKGKSKEPQLAYSSSVTFSKMAGNFDVMTPEQFVAAGGDDKGSRSYNWKDAVLRNGFSMNHDLSFTKSTENSNTRISLGASNTDGIVKNTGLDKYSATVYNSNDFFGGALKVEERIMYASLKDETTILSNDAGYIGNIIGTALYWNPTLPIYNTDGTYNVVSNTYLNPVQLLNSYKDFTNTNKFLGSINTTWKINSKLKYQFLFGIESSTSSRKSQLLPTMDIQNVAQASVPGSTDVKHGQASINAINKFNKTFEHTLNYNNDFSDNFNLDALVGYSYYDYTYDANSAIGKGYDMAQTNLIDNIEGGLQNEFRVYSARNRSELQSYFARVNATLYNKLILTGTLRSDGSTKLGVNNKYDYFPSVGIAYKVVENKDGIVNDFKIRGNFGKTGNQEFAPNSAISRGAYGLNGSLNVDSNANADLKWETTKSYGVGADFELFNNRLTGTVDYFQKDTKDLIFPVPAAATQPGPPSPRFKNLPGNLINKGFEVSLSYKVIDKEDFSWDVSGNASFLSNKMTNFAGFISTGGINGQGLSGAYAQVITNDKPIYSYYMYEWRGYDSTGNSIYADAAGNDTGLGTAAKKLLDKQPLPKINVGFNTNFTYKNFDLGASFYGAFGHYIYNNTTNAYFFKGAFLGGRNVTQEAATSAQAQGDPNSPSTKYLEKGDFLRMGNLTFGYTVKGAILDRFKMSTARLYVNASNLFIITGYSGTDPEVDTDKSLNGVPSAGMEYLSYPRDKSVSVGLNVTF from the coding sequence ATGAAAAATAGTCTAATCAAAGGCTTGATGGTGTTTCTAACGGTACTATGTACAAGTTTGACGTATTCGCAAGATGTGTCTGGTACAGTATCTGACGCTAGCGGTCCACTTCCAGGGGCTTCAATATTAGTTAAAGGAACAACAATTGGAGCACAAACAGATCTCGATGGAAAGTTTACTATCAGAAATGTTGGAGCAAATGCAGTTTTAGTTTTTAGTTACATTGGTCTTAAAGCTCAAGAAGTAAATGTAGCAGGAAAAACTTCAGTTAAGGTTATCTTAAAAGAAGACTCAGCTGAATTACAAGAAGTGATTGTTGTAGGTTACGGTACAGTTAAAAAGAAAGATGCAACTGGTGCAGTTGACCAGATTGGTGCAAAAGATTTTGACAATGTAGCTTCTCCTTCACCAGCACAATTATTAAGAGGTAAAGTAGCGGGTGTACAAGTGACACAATCAAGTGGGGAGCCAGGAGGTGGAGTTGCAATTAGAGTTCGTGGTAATACTTCTATTCGTTCAGGTAATGGACCACTTATCGTTATTGATGGTGTGCCGTTAGATGGAGGAAGCGTTTCTGGAGGTGGAGATAATTTATTAGGAGCTTCTTCTGCAAGAAATCCTTTGAACTTCGTAAACCAAAATGATATTGAAAGCATTAGTGTATTAAAAGATGCTTCTTCTACAGCTATCTACGGTTCTCGTGGAGCTAATGGAGTAATTGTTATTACAACTAAAAAAGGAAAATCTAAAGAACCACAATTAGCATACAGTAGCTCTGTGACATTTAGTAAAATGGCAGGGAATTTTGATGTGATGACTCCAGAGCAATTCGTTGCTGCAGGGGGTGATGATAAAGGATCTAGAAGTTACAATTGGAAAGATGCTGTTTTACGTAATGGTTTTTCTATGAATCACGATTTATCTTTTACAAAATCAACTGAGAATTCGAATACAAGAATCTCTTTGGGTGCATCTAATACTGATGGTATTGTAAAAAATACAGGTTTAGATAAATATTCGGCTACTGTTTACAACTCAAATGACTTCTTTGGTGGAGCTTTGAAAGTAGAAGAAAGAATTATGTATGCTTCATTAAAAGATGAAACGACTATCTTGTCTAACGATGCTGGATATATTGGAAACATCATTGGTACTGCTTTGTACTGGAATCCAACTTTGCCAATCTATAATACAGATGGTACTTATAATGTAGTTAGTAATACATATTTGAATCCAGTTCAATTATTGAATTCTTATAAAGATTTTACAAACACTAATAAATTTTTAGGAAGTATCAATACAACTTGGAAAATCAACAGTAAATTGAAATACCAATTCTTATTTGGTATCGAAAGTTCAACTTCTAGTAGAAAAAGTCAATTGTTACCTACAATGGATATTCAGAATGTGGCACAAGCTTCAGTTCCTGGATCTACAGATGTTAAACATGGTCAAGCGTCAATTAATGCTATTAATAAGTTTAATAAAACTTTTGAGCACACATTGAATTATAATAATGATTTTAGTGATAATTTTAATTTAGATGCTTTAGTTGGTTATTCTTACTATGACTATACTTATGATGCAAATTCTGCAATAGGTAAAGGGTATGACATGGCTCAAACTAATTTGATTGACAATATTGAAGGTGGTCTTCAAAATGAGTTTAGAGTTTATTCTGCTAGAAACAGATCGGAATTACAGTCTTATTTCGCAAGAGTTAATGCAACTTTATATAATAAATTAATTCTTACTGGAACTTTACGTTCTGACGGTTCTACAAAATTAGGGGTAAATAATAAATACGATTATTTCCCATCTGTAGGTATCGCTTACAAAGTAGTTGAAAATAAAGACGGGATTGTAAATGATTTTAAAATTAGAGGAAACTTTGGTAAAACAGGTAACCAAGAATTTGCACCTAACTCAGCTATTTCAAGAGGGGCTTATGGTCTAAACGGAAGTTTGAATGTAGATAGTAACGCAAATGCTGATTTGAAATGGGAAACTACTAAGTCGTATGGTGTAGGTGCTGATTTTGAATTATTCAATAACAGATTAACTGGTACAGTTGATTATTTTCAAAAAGACACTAAAGATTTAATCTTCCCTGTTCCTGCTGCAGCAACGCAACCAGGTCCTCCATCTCCACGTTTCAAAAACTTACCAGGAAACTTAATCAATAAAGGTTTTGAGGTTTCTTTAAGCTATAAAGTGATTGACAAAGAAGATTTTAGTTGGGATGTTTCTGGGAATGCTTCATTCTTAAGTAATAAAATGACAAATTTTGCGGGTTTCATTTCTACAGGTGGAATTAACGGTCAAGGTTTATCAGGTGCTTATGCACAAGTTATTACTAATGACAAACCAATCTATTCTTATTACATGTATGAGTGGAGAGGATATGATTCAACAGGAAATTCAATTTACGCTGATGCAGCAGGAAATGATACTGGTTTAGGTACTGCAGCTAAAAAATTATTAGACAAACAACCGTTACCAAAAATCAATGTTGGTTTCAATACAAACTTTACTTACAAGAATTTTGACTTAGGAGCTTCATTCTATGGTGCTTTTGGTCATTACATTTACAACAATACTACGAATGCTTATTTCTTTAAAGGAGCTTTCTTAGGTGGTAGAAACGTAACTCAAGAAGCAGCTACATCTGCTCAAGCGCAAGGAGATCCAAATTCACCTTCTACTAAATACTTAGAAAAAGGAGATTTCTTAAGAATGGGTAACTTAACTTTTGGTTATACAGTTAAAGGTGCTATTTTGGATAGATTTAAAATGTCTACAGCAAGATTATATGTAAATGCTTCTAATTTATTTATAATAACAGGGTATTCAGGAACAGATCCTGAGGTAGATACTGATAAATCATTGAATGGTGTTCCTTCAGCTGGAATGGAATATTTATCATATCCAAGAGATAAAAGTGTATCTGTAGGTCTTAACGTAACATTTTAA
- a CDS encoding glycoside hydrolase family 65 protein, with translation MIVYRKIFLLVLLVGPVVFGQTKSDEWHLYANSRANYYGVAMANGQIGIVTDDTPLKTKEIILNGVYEGSPENGISRIVRGIEFLNLHLSINNQEIKSDNIDNWSQVVSMKEGMSTTSFTFKDLVAVDYTILANRAIPYSAMAIVEITPKKDIEIVANNYMVVPDELKEAKSQFRVLKDNQYMMPVFGTTAKTLFGKYIVSASTTFLFDGQNETLKQTGNEVGFSKKLLKGKKYRFAIAGGICTSKDFTDPLNESERQPIYALQEGIDKLLDKHKKAWAELWKTGDIQIEGDLESQQRVRFALYNLYSFIRPETRQSVAPMGLSSQGYNGHIFWDSELWMYPTLLALQPDMAKSCLDYRSDRLQKAKQKATVYGYKGAMFPWESDDTGEEATPTWALTGIFEQHITADVSIAFWNYYTYTQDKSWLKKEWNVLKETADFWVSRVVKNQDGSYSILNVVGADEYAQHIDDNAFTNASAIESLKNTIKAATILGEPIDPRWIEVSDHLVIHSKNGITQNYKGYDGQIIKQADVNLLAYPLHVITDKKQIEKDLEYYAAKIDPKDGPAMASGVLSVLYARLGDREKAYSYFVKSYMPNSRPPFGVFSESANSNNPYFATGAGAMLQAVIYGFGGVEQTDEGLKYNKGLLPKQWKSLKIIGLGVDNKTIKIE, from the coding sequence ATGATTGTATACAGGAAGATTTTTTTATTAGTGCTTTTAGTGGGCCCAGTTGTTTTTGGACAAACAAAATCAGATGAATGGCATTTGTACGCTAATTCAAGAGCTAATTATTATGGTGTGGCTATGGCCAATGGTCAAATTGGAATCGTCACTGATGATACTCCGTTGAAAACAAAAGAAATTATTTTAAATGGCGTTTATGAAGGCAGTCCTGAAAATGGAATAAGTAGAATTGTGAGAGGAATTGAATTTTTAAACCTTCATTTGTCGATTAATAATCAAGAAATTAAATCAGATAATATTGATAATTGGAGTCAGGTGGTTTCAATGAAAGAGGGAATGAGTACTACTTCATTTACTTTTAAAGATTTGGTTGCTGTAGATTATACTATTTTGGCCAATAGGGCAATTCCGTACTCAGCTATGGCTATTGTAGAAATCACCCCTAAAAAAGATATAGAAATTGTAGCTAATAATTATATGGTTGTTCCCGATGAATTGAAAGAAGCCAAAAGTCAATTTCGTGTTTTAAAAGACAATCAATATATGATGCCAGTTTTTGGAACTACGGCAAAAACTTTATTTGGGAAATATATTGTTTCGGCATCTACTACATTTTTGTTTGATGGACAAAATGAGACTTTAAAGCAAACAGGAAATGAAGTTGGTTTTTCGAAAAAACTTTTGAAAGGCAAAAAATATAGATTTGCGATTGCTGGTGGAATTTGTACTTCCAAAGATTTTACGGATCCTTTAAATGAATCCGAAAGACAACCCATATATGCACTTCAAGAAGGAATTGATAAATTATTAGATAAACATAAAAAAGCTTGGGCTGAATTATGGAAAACGGGAGACATACAAATTGAAGGAGATCTAGAATCACAACAAAGAGTGCGTTTTGCATTGTATAACTTATATTCATTTATCCGTCCAGAAACAAGACAAAGTGTTGCGCCAATGGGATTGTCTTCTCAAGGATATAATGGACACATTTTTTGGGATTCTGAGCTTTGGATGTATCCAACACTTTTGGCTTTACAACCTGATATGGCTAAATCATGTTTAGATTACCGTTCAGATCGTTTACAAAAAGCAAAACAAAAAGCAACTGTTTATGGGTATAAAGGAGCAATGTTTCCATGGGAATCTGATGATACAGGTGAGGAGGCAACTCCAACTTGGGCATTGACAGGTATTTTTGAACAACATATTACAGCTGATGTTTCTATAGCATTTTGGAATTACTACACCTATACACAGGATAAATCGTGGTTGAAAAAAGAATGGAATGTTTTGAAAGAGACTGCTGATTTTTGGGTGAGCAGAGTGGTAAAAAATCAAGATGGTAGTTATTCTATATTAAATGTTGTGGGTGCAGATGAATATGCGCAACATATAGATGACAATGCTTTTACTAATGCATCGGCTATTGAATCTTTAAAGAATACAATTAAAGCGGCTACAATTCTAGGAGAACCAATTGATCCTAGATGGATTGAAGTTTCGGATCATTTGGTTATTCATTCAAAAAACGGGATTACTCAAAATTATAAAGGATATGACGGACAAATAATTAAACAAGCCGATGTGAATTTATTAGCGTACCCTTTACATGTAATTACAGATAAAAAACAAATTGAAAAGGATTTGGAGTATTATGCTGCTAAAATAGACCCTAAAGACGGACCAGCCATGGCTTCCGGAGTTTTATCTGTTTTGTATGCCCGTTTGGGAGATAGGGAAAAAGCGTATAGTTACTTTGTAAAATCATATATGCCAAACAGTCGCCCTCCTTTTGGGGTATTTTCTGAATCAGCTAATAGTAATAACCCTTATTTTGCAACAGGGGCAGGAGCGATGCTTCAAGCTGTAATTTATGGTTTTGGTGGAGTAGAACAAACTGATGAAGGCTTGAAGTACAACAAAGGACTTTTGCCAAAACAATGGAAATCTTTAAAAATAATAGGCCTTGGTGTAGATAATAAGACCATAAAAATAGAATAG